A stretch of Vigna radiata var. radiata cultivar VC1973A unplaced genomic scaffold, Vradiata_ver6 scaffold_170, whole genome shotgun sequence DNA encodes these proteins:
- the LOC106780296 gene encoding uncharacterized protein LOC106780296: MLNALSPSIPLPIYGLPPGYTPPVGDYSEAEHASFSFPTTINVPPISTQGPVSVSAPMTGVGMNETTTLAGARVTVIPQPAYMATGEDFSSKATPHTALHGVMTSIDGAKSKLEILEERLRAIEGVESYGFGDIARLSLVPDVKIPHKFKAPEFEKYKGSTCPKSHLTMYCRKMAAYAYDEQLLIHVFQDSLAGVALNWYTHLESVRIRCWADLADAFVKQYVYNTHVAPDRLQLQNMAKKENETFKEYAQRWRELVAQVEPPLFDKEMVAMFVNTLQLPFYEHMIGNVSVNFADVIIIGERIEVGLKSGKIAYGPSTAANYEKPSFNPGKKKEGDVHVASVWRDQALTPSYRPCLSQPPYVVNTSFAHQIRPRQQQGYCPPHRIPTEAWKAGANTNPNLNTGQNTNPRRNQFVNFTPIPMTYAELLPNLVEKGLVAICPMKPVQPPYPRGYDANAKCSYHGGGGVCHSTIAVKGC, encoded by the coding sequence ATGCTTAACGCCTTAAGCCCATCGATTCCTCTCCCGATATATGGTTTGCCCCCGGGATACACCCCTCCTGTCGGAGATTACTCGGAAGCGGAGCATGCGTCATTCTCGTTTCCCACCACCATCAATGTACCGCCAATCAGCACTCAGGGTCCTGTCTCAGTGTCGGCACCCATGACAGGTGTAGGGATGAATGAGACAACCACACTTGCAGGAGCGCGAGTAACAGTTATACCCCAACCTGCATACATGGCTACTGGGGAAGATTTCTCATCCAAGGCTACACCACACACTGCCCTACATGGAGTAATGACTAGCATTGACGGGGCCAAAAGCAAGCTCGAAATTCTGGAAGAGAGGTTAAGGGCCATAGAAGGAGTTGAAAGTTATGGATTCGGCGACATTGCAAGACTGAGCTTGGTGCCCGACGTGAAAATACCGCATAAGTTCAAGGCGCCAGAGTTTGAGAAGTATAAGGGAAGTACATGCCCTAAAAGCCATCTGACCATGTATTGTAGAAAGATGGCCGCATATGCTTACGACGAGCAGCTACTCATCCACGTTTTCCAAGATAGTTTGGCTGGGGTGGCGTTGAACTGGTATACCCACTTGGAGTCAGTTCGAATTCGTTGCTGGGCGGACTTGGCTGACGCCTTTGTGAAACAATATGTATACAATACACATGTTGCACCAGACCGTCTGCAGTTGCAAAATATGgcgaagaaagaaaatgaaactttcAAGGAATATGCCCAACGATGGAGAGAGTTAGTCGCACAAGTTGAGCCGCCTTTGTTTGACAAAGAGATGGTTGCGATGTTCGTAAACACGCTCCAGCTGCCATTTTATGAGCATATGATTGGAAATGTGTCCGTTAATTTTGCTGATGTCATCATAATTGGCGAAAGGATAGAAGTCGGGCTGAAAAGCGGAAAAATTGCCTATGGCCCGTCTACGGCTGCGAATTACGAAAAACCCAGTTTCAATCCAGGAAAGAAGAAGGAGGGGGATGTGCATGTAGCATCGGTGTGGAGAGATCAAGCTCTCACTCCTAGTTATCGACCATGCTTAAGCCAACCTCCCTATGTTGTTAATACCTCGTTTGCTCATCAAATTCGGCCACGACAACAACAAGGGTATTGTCCACCGCATCGCATCCCAACCGAAGCTTGGAAGGCTGGGGCGAACACGAACCCAAATCTGAATACGGGTCAAAATACCAACCCAAGGAGGAATCAGTTTGTTAACTTTACCCCTATCCCTATGACGTACGCGGAGTTGTTACCTAACCTGGTCGAGAAGGGTCTGGTCGCCATTTGCCCGATGAAGCCTGTACAACCTCCATACCCTAGGGGTTATGATGCAAATGCCAAGTGTAGTTATCATGGGGGGGGGGGCGTTTGTCATTCGACGATTGCTGTTAAGGGATGTTGA